A region of Salirhabdus salicampi DNA encodes the following proteins:
- a CDS encoding YjbA family protein: MMYLHDVWVNWFEGEENGYNVCHFHEWRKEDGIELLDQVPLLYVTEVLFHYIENDLQELPKSLLENVYQRAYLRRNQERVPIDYAFVATDGISIIAVDTMGYSVPIRKSRLIPRQERLVYDMINKLEPTSFSFTPPQKEYHPLSLPPEQMVGLTRKERQLKQILMMIIDQLKQTAHVAELRYWLTEWAPGNYEKIQQMEFEEVWQKLYDGFKDGWSSDHEEICRKMVRGQPFFEKLWELEQGHISSSNPSSNQAYN, encoded by the coding sequence ATGATGTATCTTCATGATGTATGGGTGAATTGGTTTGAAGGAGAAGAAAATGGATATAATGTATGCCACTTTCACGAATGGAGAAAAGAGGACGGAATTGAACTCCTGGATCAAGTGCCATTACTTTATGTAACGGAAGTTTTGTTTCATTATATTGAGAACGATTTACAAGAGCTGCCGAAGTCTTTATTAGAAAATGTTTATCAAAGAGCTTACCTGCGTCGCAATCAAGAGAGAGTACCAATTGATTACGCTTTTGTTGCAACGGACGGAATATCAATCATAGCAGTTGATACGATGGGCTATTCTGTACCAATACGAAAAAGCCGTTTAATACCACGACAAGAGAGGTTAGTATATGACATGATCAATAAGTTAGAACCAACCTCTTTTTCCTTTACTCCACCACAAAAGGAGTATCATCCACTTTCCCTTCCACCAGAGCAAATGGTTGGGTTAACTCGGAAGGAACGGCAATTAAAACAAATTTTAATGATGATAATTGATCAATTAAAACAAACCGCACATGTAGCAGAATTACGTTACTGGTTAACAGAATGGGCACCGGGAAACTATGAAAAAATTCAACAAATGGAGTTTGAGGAAGTGTGGCAGAAATTATACGATGGGTTTAAGGATGGTTGGAGTAGTGATCATGAAGAAATTTGTCGTAAAATGGTAAGAGGACAACCGTTTTTTGAAAAGTTATGGGAACTAGAGCAAGGTCACATTAGCTCTTCAAATCCTTCGTCAAATCAAGCATATAATTAA
- the trpS gene encoding tryptophan--tRNA ligase gives MKTIFSGIQPSGTLTIGNYIGAMKQFVELQDDYQCYFCIVDEHAITVPQDRLKLRENIRSLAALYLASGINPEKSVLFIQSEVSAHTQLGWMLQCVAYIGELERMTQFKDKSKGKEAVSAGLLTYPPLMAADILLYNTDIVPVGNDQKQHLELTRDLAERFNRKYNDIFTIPEVRMPKVGARIMSLQNPTKKMSKSDENNKASIFILDDEKTVEKKIKSAVTDSVGTIKYDPENRPGISNLITIYTSFSDETIESIEAKYEGKGYGAFKEDLANVVIEGLSPIQERYYELINSNELDEVLDHGAEQANFQAMKMIRKAKKAMGLGRVKKRK, from the coding sequence ATGAAAACAATTTTTTCGGGTATACAGCCGTCAGGTACACTAACAATCGGTAATTATATCGGTGCTATGAAACAATTTGTAGAATTGCAGGATGATTACCAATGTTATTTCTGTATTGTGGATGAACATGCAATTACAGTTCCTCAAGACCGACTTAAGCTCAGAGAAAACATTCGATCATTAGCAGCTTTATACTTGGCATCTGGCATTAATCCAGAGAAGTCTGTACTATTTATCCAATCAGAAGTTTCAGCGCATACACAACTAGGTTGGATGTTACAATGTGTTGCCTATATAGGTGAGCTAGAAAGAATGACACAATTTAAAGATAAATCTAAAGGGAAAGAAGCGGTTTCCGCCGGACTATTAACATACCCTCCTCTCATGGCAGCAGATATCTTATTGTACAACACAGATATTGTCCCGGTAGGAAACGATCAAAAACAGCACTTAGAATTAACGAGGGATTTAGCTGAACGATTTAACCGCAAATATAATGATATATTCACGATTCCGGAAGTTAGAATGCCGAAAGTCGGCGCAAGAATTATGTCATTACAAAACCCGACAAAGAAAATGAGTAAATCAGACGAAAACAACAAAGCATCAATCTTTATTTTAGATGATGAGAAAACAGTAGAGAAAAAGATTAAAAGTGCTGTTACAGATTCAGTAGGTACGATCAAATACGACCCTGAAAATCGACCTGGGATTTCTAACTTGATTACAATTTATACGAGTTTTAGTGATGAAACAATCGAAAGTATTGAAGCAAAATACGAAGGTAAAGGGTACGGTGCATTTAAAGAGGATTTGGCGAACGTTGTAATTGAAGGACTCTCGCCTATCCAAGAACGTTATTATGAATTGATTAATTCCAATGAGCTTGATGAGGTATTGGATCATGGTGCTGAACAAGCTAACTTTCAAGCAATGAAAATGATTCGAAAAGCGAAAAAAGCAATGGGTCTTGGGCGGGTAAAAAAACGTAAGTAA
- a CDS encoding DUF3899 domain-containing protein → MNGIKNKWLLLLVNIGTVIVIAWFTSPGFQLEHYINVLFYVTSFYLFIGFIMYVIYGKFFDAITLSFQRVGKTLSKSKDYLEDIDDRPLPSEIINKNVLTLFLFQGVSLLFILLALLYLYYQ, encoded by the coding sequence TTGAATGGAATAAAAAATAAATGGCTGCTGTTACTTGTGAATATTGGAACTGTCATAGTCATTGCATGGTTCACATCACCTGGATTTCAATTGGAACATTACATTAACGTTTTGTTTTATGTAACATCCTTTTACTTATTTATCGGGTTTATCATGTATGTCATTTATGGTAAGTTTTTTGATGCGATTACCTTAAGCTTCCAAAGAGTTGGAAAAACCCTTTCAAAATCGAAGGATTACTTAGAGGATATAGACGACAGACCATTACCGTCAGAAATTATAAATAAGAATGTATTAACGTTATTTCTATTTCAGGGGGTAAGTTTGCTCTTCATACTACTTGCATTACTTTATTTGTACTATCAATAA
- a CDS encoding peptide ABC transporter substrate-binding protein, which produces MRKTKWSLLLVLMLTVGLVLAACSGGGNDDAEDDVEDSQEDEPKVLNLLDGAEIPTMDSSLASDAIAFQWLNETMEGLYRLGPDNLPVDGVAIKDETEISEDGTVWTFHLRDNAVWSNGDPVTANDFVFAWRRAIDPETGSEYGPFMMNGIIKNATEVNEGELPLEDLGVEALDDYTLQVTLEKAVPYFESLMTFGTFLPLNEDFVTEQGDQYALEAENLLFNGPFVMTEWKHEEGWTLEKNEDYWDADTVQLDGINIKVVKERSTAVNLYENGDIDRVGLASEDVERYRTHDDYREVPEAVLFYLKMNQAFTDGDGNETEDTPLANKDVRLAIAKAVNKQDLVDVILANGSKVSNAAVPEGFSAHPETGEDFRSINGDLLTHNVEEAQAHWADALAALGTDTVELELLGGDSDTAKEMQEYIKNQLETNLEGLTVNLTNVPFKERLDRDTNRDYELQFSGWGPDYLDPNTWLEMWTTGNGYNKMGFSNEEFDTLVEQANNELLGSPVERFEAFLEAEKVLMEDAAIAPLYQRSSAQLQRPYVKGVAIHPMGADYSYKWAYIEE; this is translated from the coding sequence ATGAGAAAGACTAAGTGGTCACTGCTACTAGTTCTTATGCTGACTGTTGGATTAGTATTAGCAGCATGTTCTGGTGGCGGAAATGATGATGCTGAAGATGATGTTGAAGATTCACAAGAAGACGAACCAAAAGTACTTAATCTTTTAGATGGTGCTGAGATTCCTACTATGGACTCTTCACTAGCATCTGATGCAATTGCTTTCCAATGGTTAAACGAAACTATGGAAGGTCTTTATCGACTAGGTCCTGACAACTTACCAGTTGATGGTGTTGCAATTAAGGACGAAACTGAAATAAGTGAAGATGGAACTGTTTGGACTTTCCACTTGCGTGATAACGCAGTATGGTCAAACGGTGACCCTGTAACTGCAAATGACTTCGTATTTGCATGGAGACGTGCAATTGATCCTGAAACAGGTTCTGAGTACGGTCCATTCATGATGAACGGAATCATTAAAAATGCTACAGAAGTTAACGAAGGTGAACTTCCATTAGAAGACTTAGGTGTAGAAGCTCTTGATGACTATACACTTCAAGTTACTCTTGAAAAAGCTGTTCCTTATTTCGAATCTCTTATGACGTTCGGAACGTTCCTTCCATTAAATGAGGACTTCGTTACTGAGCAAGGAGATCAATATGCTCTTGAAGCAGAAAACCTATTATTCAACGGTCCATTCGTAATGACTGAGTGGAAGCACGAAGAAGGTTGGACGCTTGAAAAGAACGAAGATTACTGGGATGCAGACACAGTTCAATTAGACGGAATTAACATTAAAGTAGTAAAAGAAAGATCAACTGCTGTTAACCTATATGAAAATGGTGACATCGACCGTGTAGGTCTTGCTTCTGAAGATGTCGAAAGATACAGAACTCATGACGATTACCGTGAAGTTCCAGAAGCGGTTCTATTCTACCTGAAAATGAACCAGGCGTTCACTGACGGTGATGGAAACGAAACAGAAGATACCCCACTTGCGAACAAAGACGTTCGTCTTGCAATTGCTAAAGCTGTTAATAAGCAAGATCTTGTTGATGTAATTTTAGCAAACGGTTCTAAAGTTTCTAATGCAGCTGTTCCTGAAGGATTCAGTGCACATCCTGAAACAGGTGAAGATTTCCGGAGCATTAACGGAGACCTTTTAACTCACAATGTTGAAGAAGCGCAAGCACACTGGGCAGATGCACTAGCTGCTCTAGGGACAGACACTGTTGAATTAGAACTTCTAGGTGGAGACAGTGATACTGCAAAAGAAATGCAAGAATACATTAAAAACCAGCTTGAAACAAATCTTGAAGGTTTAACTGTAAACCTTACAAACGTTCCATTTAAAGAGCGTCTAGATCGTGACACTAACAGAGATTACGAGCTTCAATTCTCTGGATGGGGTCCTGACTATCTAGATCCTAACACTTGGTTAGAAATGTGGACTACTGGAAACGGCTACAACAAAATGGGCTTTTCAAACGAAGAGTTTGATACTCTAGTTGAACAAGCAAACAATGAGTTGCTTGGCTCTCCAGTTGAGCGCTTTGAAGCATTCCTTGAGGCTGAAAAAGTTCTTATGGAAGATGCTGCAATTGCACCACTTTACCAGCGTTCAAGTGCACAATTACAACGTCCATATGTTAAGGGTGTAGCAATCCACCCAATGGGAGCGGACTACTCTTATAAGTGGGCTTATATTGAAGAATAA
- the opp3b gene encoding oligopeptide ABC transporter permease, whose amino-acid sequence MTKYIIQRLVYLLITMWLIATFSFFLMKTLPGTPLTMEDKLSESQKEIILEKYGLNDPVPVQYAKYLGGLVQGDLGISFQYDNRSVVSIMEDRVPVSAQLGLQSLIIGTILGMLLGLIAAIYPNSPIDYSSTIFAVLGISIPSFIFAGLLQYYFAVKLDWFPVAFWGEFKHTVLPTISLAIFPLAIAARFMRTEMLEVMGSDYIVTARAKGISNATVVFKHGLRNALIPLITVLGPMAVGLMTGSLVIENIFAIPGIGEQFVKSIMINDFPVIMGTTLMFSFFFILIILVVDILYGVIDPRIRLAGGKD is encoded by the coding sequence ATGACAAAGTATATTATTCAGCGCCTCGTATACCTATTGATTACAATGTGGTTAATTGCTACGTTTTCTTTCTTCCTTATGAAAACGTTGCCCGGTACGCCCTTAACTATGGAAGACAAGTTGTCTGAAAGTCAAAAAGAAATTATATTAGAAAAGTATGGCCTTAATGATCCTGTACCAGTTCAGTATGCAAAATATTTAGGAGGACTAGTACAAGGGGATTTAGGTATCTCTTTCCAATATGATAATCGTAGTGTTGTGTCCATTATGGAAGATCGAGTCCCTGTTTCTGCACAATTAGGGTTACAGTCTTTAATAATAGGTACAATTTTAGGTATGCTATTAGGTTTAATTGCTGCTATTTATCCTAATTCACCTATCGATTACTCCTCTACTATTTTTGCAGTACTCGGTATATCCATACCTTCGTTTATCTTTGCAGGCCTATTACAATACTACTTTGCTGTAAAATTAGATTGGTTCCCAGTTGCTTTTTGGGGAGAGTTTAAGCATACGGTATTACCAACAATTTCTTTAGCTATTTTCCCTCTAGCGATAGCTGCAAGGTTTATGAGAACAGAAATGCTTGAAGTTATGGGGTCTGATTATATTGTTACTGCCCGTGCAAAAGGGATTAGTAATGCAACAGTTGTATTTAAACACGGTTTACGTAATGCGTTAATTCCGTTAATCACCGTACTAGGTCCAATGGCAGTTGGTTTAATGACAGGGTCCCTAGTTATTGAAAATATTTTTGCAATACCTGGAATTGGAGAGCAATTCGTTAAGTCAATTATGATTAATGATTTCCCAGTCATTATGGGAACGACATTAATGTTTTCTTTCTTTTTTATATTAATTATTTTAGTGGTCGATATTTTATATGGTGTAATTGATCCACGTATTCGTTTAGCGGGAGGTAAGGACTAA
- the opp3C gene encoding oligopeptide ABC transporter permease: MDKEKLDKDLFVPADKKENESEKIHKPSLTYWQDAFIRLRKNKGALLGIFVLLFITVMAIVGPYLNEHGLDDQNLSHSKLPPRVAMVEDVRWLGLDGTKRDTIRDATLEEAKAKGLKRFSQEDETYIDFKVKSEGNGEEDSAVVVVYYDIYADKELHDTYYWFGTDTLGRDLFTRVWLGTRVSLYIAFLAAIIDMVFGVAYGGISAYYGGRVDNAMQRVIEILVGIPNLVLVILMIIVLDPGILAITLAIALTGWIGMARIVRGQVLKLKSQEFVLAARTLGASDKRVISKHLIPNTLSMIIINTMFTMPGAIFFEAFLSFIGLGLQPPLASLGTLINDGFKAMQTNPYLMIFPTIIISAIMIAFNIVADGLRDALDPKSRD; encoded by the coding sequence ATGGATAAAGAAAAATTAGACAAAGATTTGTTTGTTCCCGCCGACAAAAAGGAAAATGAAAGTGAGAAAATTCATAAGCCAAGTTTAACGTATTGGCAAGATGCCTTTATTCGCCTTCGTAAAAACAAAGGTGCACTTTTAGGAATTTTCGTATTGTTATTTATTACAGTAATGGCTATCGTAGGGCCTTATTTAAATGAACACGGCCTGGATGATCAAAATTTAAGCCATTCCAAATTACCACCACGTGTTGCGATGGTTGAAGATGTTCGTTGGTTGGGCCTTGACGGTACAAAACGAGACACCATTCGCGATGCTACGTTAGAAGAAGCCAAAGCAAAAGGATTGAAACGATTCAGTCAAGAAGATGAGACGTATATAGACTTTAAAGTAAAAAGTGAAGGTAACGGGGAAGAAGATTCAGCTGTTGTAGTCGTGTATTACGACATTTATGCTGATAAAGAGCTTCACGATACGTACTACTGGTTTGGTACGGATACACTTGGTCGTGATTTATTTACGAGAGTTTGGCTAGGAACACGTGTATCTTTATATATCGCCTTTTTAGCAGCGATAATTGATATGGTCTTTGGTGTTGCTTATGGAGGTATATCTGCATATTATGGCGGCCGTGTCGATAATGCTATGCAACGTGTTATTGAAATATTAGTTGGGATACCAAACTTAGTTCTCGTTATTTTAATGATTATTGTATTGGACCCTGGAATATTGGCCATTACCCTCGCTATTGCCTTAACCGGTTGGATAGGAATGGCAAGGATAGTCCGAGGACAAGTGTTAAAACTGAAGAGCCAAGAATTTGTCTTAGCCGCAAGAACATTAGGTGCTTCAGATAAACGTGTCATTTCAAAACATTTAATACCAAACACATTAAGTATGATCATAATTAATACGATGTTTACGATGCCTGGCGCTATCTTCTTTGAAGCTTTCTTAAGCTTTATTGGTTTAGGGTTGCAGCCACCACTTGCATCACTAGGTACGTTAATTAACGATGGGTTTAAAGCTATGCAAACAAACCCATATCTAATGATCTTCCCTACAATTATTATATCTGCTATTATGATCGCATTTAACATTGTCGCAGACGGTCTTCGGGATGCACTAGATCCGAAGTCACGCGATTAG
- a CDS encoding ABC transporter ATP-binding protein has translation MKKLLEVKDLHVSFDTYGGEVKAVRGVSFDLHKGETLAIVGESGSGKSVTTKALMRLIPNPPGRIKDGQILFEGKDLAKLKEKEMQRVRGKDMSMIFQDPMTSLNPTMKIGTQIMEGLIKHQKMSRTEAKERAIELLELVGIPEPALRINQYPHQFSGGMRQRVVVAIALACNPKVLIADEPTTALDVTIQAQILELMKDIQKKTESSIIFITHDLGVVANVADRVAVMYAGKIVEIGTVDEIFYNPKHPYTWGLLGSMPTLDNQEDKLVAIPGTPPDLTNPPKGDAFAARNPYALKIDEEMEPPMFKVSDTHYAATWLLHENAPKVEPPEAVKHRMKGFAKTGTTPDLTVEKGDES, from the coding sequence ATGAAAAAATTATTAGAAGTGAAAGACTTACACGTTTCCTTCGATACTTACGGTGGAGAAGTTAAAGCTGTAAGAGGTGTGAGTTTTGATTTACACAAAGGAGAAACGCTTGCAATTGTTGGTGAATCAGGTTCAGGGAAATCTGTAACAACAAAAGCTTTAATGCGTCTTATTCCTAACCCTCCTGGACGAATTAAAGATGGTCAAATTCTCTTTGAAGGAAAAGATTTGGCAAAATTAAAAGAAAAAGAAATGCAACGTGTTCGTGGTAAAGATATGTCTATGATCTTCCAAGACCCAATGACATCCTTAAATCCAACGATGAAAATTGGTACACAAATTATGGAAGGTTTAATAAAACACCAAAAAATGAGTCGTACCGAAGCTAAAGAGCGTGCGATTGAACTACTCGAACTTGTTGGAATTCCTGAGCCTGCATTGAGAATAAATCAATATCCTCACCAATTTTCTGGTGGAATGAGACAACGTGTTGTAGTAGCGATAGCACTTGCGTGTAATCCGAAGGTATTAATTGCGGATGAGCCAACCACTGCGCTTGATGTAACAATTCAAGCACAGATATTAGAATTGATGAAAGATATTCAAAAGAAAACAGAATCATCTATTATTTTCATTACCCATGATTTAGGTGTAGTTGCGAACGTTGCAGACCGTGTAGCTGTAATGTATGCAGGAAAAATAGTAGAGATTGGAACTGTTGATGAAATATTTTATAATCCGAAGCATCCTTATACGTGGGGATTATTAGGATCTATGCCAACTCTTGATAATCAAGAAGATAAGTTGGTTGCAATCCCAGGAACTCCTCCTGACTTAACAAATCCTCCTAAAGGTGATGCCTTTGCAGCTCGAAATCCTTATGCTCTGAAAATCGATGAAGAGATGGAGCCACCGATGTTTAAAGTATCAGACACCCATTATGCTGCTACGTGGTTATTACATGAAAATGCACCGAAGGTAGAACCACCGGAAGCTGTAAAACATCGGATGAAAGGATTTGCGAAAACAGGAACTACACCTGATCTTACTGTAGAGAAAGGTGATGAATCATGA